Proteins found in one Ctenopharyngodon idella isolate HZGC_01 chromosome 16, HZGC01, whole genome shotgun sequence genomic segment:
- the ctps1b gene encoding CTP synthase 1b isoform X1 → MKYILVTGGVISGIGKGIIASSVGTILKSCGLHVTAIKIDPYINIDAGTFSPYEHGEVFVLDDGGEVDLDLGNYERFLDIRLTKDNNLTTGKIYQSVITKERRGDYLGKTVQVVPHITDAIQEWVMRQAKVSVDDDGIEPEVCVIELGGTVGDIESMPFIEAFRQFQFKVKRENFCNIHVSLVPQPNSTGEQKTKPTQNSVRELRGLGLSPDLIVCRCSTPLDTAVKEKISMFCHVEPEQVICVHDVSSIYRVPLLLEDQGIVDYFCHRLDLSIEMRPRKMLTKWKEISDRSDRLLEQTSIALVGKYTKLSDSYASVIKALEHSALAINYKLEVKYIDSADLEPAALQDEPVKYHEAWQKLCSADGVLVPGGFGVRGTEGKIQAINWARKQKKPFLGVCLGMQLAVCEFARNVLGWEDANSTEFDPETKHPVVIEMPEHNPGQMGGTMRLGKRRTLFKNTSSVLRKLYGDAEYVDERHRHRFEVNPELKHHFEDRGFRFVGQDLEGERMEIIELEADHTYFVGVQYHPEFTSRPIKPSPPYFGLLLAASGKLQNYLQKGCRLSPRDTYSDRSGSSSPDSEISEIKFPSLS, encoded by the exons ATGAAGTATATACTGGTGACCGGTGGTGTGATATCTGGCATTGGTAAAGGGATCATAGCCAGCAGTGTGGGCACTATCCTCAAATCATGTGGCCTGCATGTCACTGCTATCAAAATCGACCCCTACATCAACATCGATGCAGGCACTTTCTCTCCCTATGAACATG GTGAGGTGTTTGTGCTAGATGATGGCGGCGAGGTTGACTTGGATTTAGGGAATTACGAACGTTTTCTGGACATCCGGTTAACCAAGGATAACAATCTGACGACGGGGAAGATCTATCAGTCTGTTATAACCAAGGAGAGGAGAGGGGATTACTTAGGCAAAACTGTACAAG TGGTACCACACATTACTGATGCTATACAGGAATGGGTCATGCGGCAGGCTAAGGTCTCGGTGGACGATGACGGAATTGAGCCAGAAGTCTGTGTTATTGAG CTTGGAGGTACAGTTGGAGATATTGAGAGTATGCCTTTTATTGAAGCTTTTAGACAGTTTCAGTTTAAAGTGAAACgggaaaacttttgtaacatccATGTCAGTCTGGTTCCTCAG CCCAATTCAACAGGAGAACAGAAGACCAAACCCACACAGAACAGTGTTCGAGAGCTTCGTGGACTTGGCCTGTCACCTGATCTG aTTGTTTGTCGTTGCTCAACTCCATTGGACACTGCTGTCAAAGAGAAAATCTCCATGTTTTGCCACGTAGAACCTGAACAGGTGATCTGCGTGCATGACGTGTCCTCAATCTACAGAGTACCTTTACTCCTGGAGGATCAGGGCATTGTTGACTACTTCTGCCACAGACTGGACTTGTCCATTGAGATGAGACCTCGAAAAATGCTCACAAAGTGGAAGGAGATATCAGACAG GTCTGACCGACTCCTGGAGCAAACCTCCATTGCTTTAGTAGGCAAATACACCAAACTGTCAGATTCATATGCGTCTGTTATTAAAGCACTGGAGCACTCTGCCCTCGCCATCAACTATAAGCTAGAGGTCAAG TACATAGATTCAGCAGATCTGGAGCCAGCAGCGTTGCAAGATGAGCCGGTTAAATACCATGAGGCCTGGCAGAAGCTCTGCAGTGCTGA TGGGGTTCTTGTTCCTGGTGGCTTTGGTGTGCGAGGCACTGAGGGAAAAATCCAAGCCATTAACTGGGCGAGGAAACAGAAAAAGCCATTTTTAG GTGTTTGTTTGGGCATGCAGCTGGCAGTGTGTGAATTTGCTCGTAATGTACTCGGCTGGGAAG ATGCCAATTCTACAGAATTTGATCCTGAAACCAAACATCCAGTG GTGATTGAAATGCCTGAACACAATCCTGGACAGATGGGAGGAACTATGCGGTTAGGAAAAAGGCGCACCTTATTCAAAAACACCTCCAGCGTTCTTC GAAAGCTGTACGGCGATGCTGAATATGTGGACGAAAGGCATCGACATCGCTTTGAG GTGAATCCAGAACTGAAGCACCACTTTGAGGATAGAGGCTTTCGATTTGTGGGTCAGGATCTGGAGGGGGAGCGGATGGAGATCATTGAACTTGAAG CAGATCACACTTATTTTGTCGGAGTGCAGTACCACCCAGAATTCACTTCTCGCCCCATTAAACCCTCGCCTCCTTATTTTGGCCTTCTACTGGCAGCATCTGGGAAACTACAGAACTACCTACAGAAAGGATGCCGGCTCTCACCGCG AGACACATACAGTGACCGAAGTGGCAGTAGTTCACCAGACTCAGAGATCTCTGAAATCAAATTTCCTTCACTCTCTTAA
- the ctps1b gene encoding CTP synthase 1b isoform X2, whose protein sequence is MKYILVTGGVISGIGKGIIASSVGTILKSCGLHVTAIKIDPYINIDAGTFSPYEHGEVFVLDDGGEVDLDLGNYERFLDIRLTKDNNLTTGKIYQSVITKERRGDYLGKTVQVVPHITDAIQEWVMRQAKVSVDDDGIEPEVCVIELGGTVGDIESMPFIEAFRQFQFKVKRENFCNIHVSLVPQPNSTGEQKTKPTQNSVRELRGLGLSPDLIVCRCSTPLDTAVKEKISMFCHVEPEQVICVHDVSSIYRVPLLLEDQGIVDYFCHRLDLSIEMRPRKMLTKWKEISDRSDRLLEQTSIALVGKYTKLSDSYASVIKALEHSALAINYKLEVKYIDSADLEPAALQDEPVKYHEAWQKLCSADGVLVPGGFGVRGTEGKIQAINWARKQKKPFLGVCLGMQLAVCEFARNVLGWEDANSTEFDPETKHPVVIEMPEHNPGQMGGTMRLGKRRTLFKNTSSVLRKLYGDAEYVDERHRHRFEVNPELKHHFEDRGFRFVGQDLEGERMEIIELEDHTYFVGVQYHPEFTSRPIKPSPPYFGLLLAASGKLQNYLQKGCRLSPRDTYSDRSGSSSPDSEISEIKFPSLS, encoded by the exons ATGAAGTATATACTGGTGACCGGTGGTGTGATATCTGGCATTGGTAAAGGGATCATAGCCAGCAGTGTGGGCACTATCCTCAAATCATGTGGCCTGCATGTCACTGCTATCAAAATCGACCCCTACATCAACATCGATGCAGGCACTTTCTCTCCCTATGAACATG GTGAGGTGTTTGTGCTAGATGATGGCGGCGAGGTTGACTTGGATTTAGGGAATTACGAACGTTTTCTGGACATCCGGTTAACCAAGGATAACAATCTGACGACGGGGAAGATCTATCAGTCTGTTATAACCAAGGAGAGGAGAGGGGATTACTTAGGCAAAACTGTACAAG TGGTACCACACATTACTGATGCTATACAGGAATGGGTCATGCGGCAGGCTAAGGTCTCGGTGGACGATGACGGAATTGAGCCAGAAGTCTGTGTTATTGAG CTTGGAGGTACAGTTGGAGATATTGAGAGTATGCCTTTTATTGAAGCTTTTAGACAGTTTCAGTTTAAAGTGAAACgggaaaacttttgtaacatccATGTCAGTCTGGTTCCTCAG CCCAATTCAACAGGAGAACAGAAGACCAAACCCACACAGAACAGTGTTCGAGAGCTTCGTGGACTTGGCCTGTCACCTGATCTG aTTGTTTGTCGTTGCTCAACTCCATTGGACACTGCTGTCAAAGAGAAAATCTCCATGTTTTGCCACGTAGAACCTGAACAGGTGATCTGCGTGCATGACGTGTCCTCAATCTACAGAGTACCTTTACTCCTGGAGGATCAGGGCATTGTTGACTACTTCTGCCACAGACTGGACTTGTCCATTGAGATGAGACCTCGAAAAATGCTCACAAAGTGGAAGGAGATATCAGACAG GTCTGACCGACTCCTGGAGCAAACCTCCATTGCTTTAGTAGGCAAATACACCAAACTGTCAGATTCATATGCGTCTGTTATTAAAGCACTGGAGCACTCTGCCCTCGCCATCAACTATAAGCTAGAGGTCAAG TACATAGATTCAGCAGATCTGGAGCCAGCAGCGTTGCAAGATGAGCCGGTTAAATACCATGAGGCCTGGCAGAAGCTCTGCAGTGCTGA TGGGGTTCTTGTTCCTGGTGGCTTTGGTGTGCGAGGCACTGAGGGAAAAATCCAAGCCATTAACTGGGCGAGGAAACAGAAAAAGCCATTTTTAG GTGTTTGTTTGGGCATGCAGCTGGCAGTGTGTGAATTTGCTCGTAATGTACTCGGCTGGGAAG ATGCCAATTCTACAGAATTTGATCCTGAAACCAAACATCCAGTG GTGATTGAAATGCCTGAACACAATCCTGGACAGATGGGAGGAACTATGCGGTTAGGAAAAAGGCGCACCTTATTCAAAAACACCTCCAGCGTTCTTC GAAAGCTGTACGGCGATGCTGAATATGTGGACGAAAGGCATCGACATCGCTTTGAG GTGAATCCAGAACTGAAGCACCACTTTGAGGATAGAGGCTTTCGATTTGTGGGTCAGGATCTGGAGGGGGAGCGGATGGAGATCATTGAACTTGAAG ATCACACTTATTTTGTCGGAGTGCAGTACCACCCAGAATTCACTTCTCGCCCCATTAAACCCTCGCCTCCTTATTTTGGCCTTCTACTGGCAGCATCTGGGAAACTACAGAACTACCTACAGAAAGGATGCCGGCTCTCACCGCG AGACACATACAGTGACCGAAGTGGCAGTAGTTCACCAGACTCAGAGATCTCTGAAATCAAATTTCCTTCACTCTCTTAA